One Nitrospirota bacterium genomic window, GGAGGACCATCCGCTTCAGTACGGGGACTTCGAAGGCACCATACCGGAGGGCGAGTACGGCGCCGGGACGGTGATGGTCTGGGACACGGGGACATACCGGAACCTGAGGGAGGACGAGGGGGTCTCCATGCAGGAGGCCCTGGAGGCAGGGCACGCGGCCTTCTGGCTCCAAGGAAAAAAGCTCAGGGGAGGGTTCGCCCTGAACCGCACGCACTTCCGGGGCAAGGAGAACTGGCTCCTCGTGAAGATGAAGGACGAGGAGGCCGACCCCCGGCGGGACCCGGTGCGCACGGAGCCGGACAGCGCCCTGAGCGGCAGGAGCATGGAGGAGATAGAGGAGGAGGGCTGACGCCCTTTCCCTCGGCCCCCCGGCGTCGACGAGAGCCCTTTCCCCGCGCCCGGGAAAACGTTCGGGGACGCCCTTTCGGCCGTCGCCGGGGTTCCTGGGGCTTTCTTCGCGCCC contains:
- a CDS encoding DNA polymerase ligase N-terminal domain-containing protein: MAQEDKLNRYREKRDFQKTSEPRGKARKAKRKGPLFVIQKHRARRLHYDFRLEAGGVLKSWAVPKGPSLDPGEKRLAVPTEDHPLQYGDFEGTIPEGEYGAGTVMVWDTGTYRNLREDEGVSMQEALEAGHAAFWLQGKKLRGGFALNRTHFRGKENWLLVKMKDEEADPRRDPVRTEPDSALSGRSMEEIEEEG